CGGCCAGCCGCTCAAGCGCTGCGCGCAAGCCTGGGTCGCTGATCCCGTCGGCCGTTGCCTGAATGGTTTCGGCCGCATTCACCGACAAGTCCATGGTATGCCCCACCGCGCCTTGCTGGACGGTGGGCGGTTGCACCTTGAACTGGATGCGCATCAAGCTGGCGAACTCATCAAAGGCCATCAATTGACGCTGCAGGCGTTTTTGCTGATAACGCAAACGGGTTGCCCAATGGCCATCGGTGACAATCAGCAGCAAATTACCTTCACGCCAGGACGCCACATGGCAGTGCTCACGTGCGGCGGGTTGCAGTTGGCTCTCGAGCAGGCGTTGCAGATGGCCCAAGCGTTGCGCATGGCTGAAGATGGCTTTCAACGGCTTGGCTTCGCGAAGCAACACGCTGGGCGCGCGGGCTGTAAGAGGGCGAAATGCCATGATTAGACACCTTAAGTAACAGAGCAGCCATCTTAGCAGAAAGCGCTCGCAGGCCCCCAGGCAATGCACCCGCGCAGGTTTCCCCATGAAATCAATAGGTAACTTCTGCGTTCCATGGGTTGAAGTTCCGCCAAAAGCCCTTATTTTAAACAAGCCCTCTCACAGCCCCATGCCTGCATCGGGGAACAACGCCACTTTCCTCACCCACGAATCCGGGTAGAATGCGCGTTCGCATGCGGCCGTGAGGGCTGCTCGGGCCACTGACGGTGCGCCCTCCATCCCTATGTGTGGAAGAACCTGCCGATATGTTTGCGCCTTTGTTAAAGAAACTTTTTGGAAGCAAGAATGAGCGCGAAGTCAAACGCATGCTCAAGACGGTGCAGCTGGTCAATGCCTTCGAAGAGCAGATGGTTGCCCTTTCGGACGAGCAATTGCGCGCCAAGACCCAAGAGTTCAAGGCCCGCATAGCCAAAGGTGAAACCCTCGACAAGCTGCTTCCCGAAGCGTTTGCGGTCGCCCGTGAAGCCGGTAAGCGTGTCATGGGCATGCGCCACTTCGACGTTCAGTTGATCGGCGGCATGACCTTGCATGAAGGCATGATTGCCGAAATGCGCACCGGTGAAGGCAAGACCCTGGTGGCAACCCTCGGCGTTTACCTCAACGCATTGTCCGGCAAGGGCGTGCACGTGGTGACGGTGAACGACTACTTGGCTCGCCGGGACGCCAACTGGATGCGCCCGCTGTATGAATTCCTCGGCCTGACCGTGGGCGTGGTAACGCCGTTCCAGCCGCCGGAAGAGAAGCGCGCCGCCTACGCTGCCGACATCACCTACGGCACCAACAACGAATTCGGTTTCGACTACCTGCGCGACAACATGGCGTTCAGCATGGAAGAAAAATTCCAGCGCGAACTCAACTTTGCCGTGATCGACGAAGTCGACTCCATCCTGATCGACGAAGCCCGTACCCCGCTGATCATCTCCGGCCAGGCCGAAGACAGCTCGCGCCTGTACACCGAGATCAACAAGTTGATCCCGCGCCTGGAGCAGCACATCGAGGAAGTGGAAGGCGTGGTGACCAAAGAAGGTCACTTCAGCATCGACGAGAAGACCCGCCAGGTCGAACTCAACGAAGCCGGTCACCAGTTCGTCGAAGAGATGCTGACCCAGATCGGCGAGCTGGCGGAGGGTGAAAGCCTGTACTCGGCGCACAACCTGGGCCTGTTGACCCACGTGTATGCCGGCCTGCGCGCCCACAAGCTGTTCCATCGCAACGTCGAATACATCGTGCAGGACGGCCAGGTCGTACTGGTTGACGAACACACCGGCCGTACCATGCCGGGTCGTCGTCTGTCCGAGGGCCTGCACCAGGCAATCGAAGCGAAGGAGCACCTCAACATCCAGGCCGAAAGCCAGACGTTGGCGTCCACCACCTTCCAGAACTACTTCCGTCTGTACAACAAACTGTCCGGCATGACCGGTACGGCCGACACCGAAGCGTTCGAGTTCCACCAGATCTACAGCCTGGCTGTGATGGTGATTCCGCCGAACAAGCCGCTGGCGCGTAAAGACTTCAACGACCTGGTGTTCCTGACGGCCGAAGAGAAATACGCGGCAATCATCAACGACATCAAGGACGGCCTGGCCCAGGGTCGTCCGATCCTGGTGGGTACCGCCACCATCGAAACTTCCGAGCACGTGTCCAACCTGCTTAACAAGGAAGGCATCGAGCACAAGGTTCTGAACGCCAAGTTCCACGAAAAAGAAGCCGAGATCATTGCCCAGGCCGGTCGCCCAGGCGCACTGACCATCGCCACCAACATGGCCGGTCGTGGTACCGATATCCTGTTGGGCGGCAACTGGGAAGTGGAAGTGGCTTCGCTGGACAGCCCGACCCCTGAGCAAATCGCCCAGATCAAGGCTGACTGGCAGAAACGCCACCAGGCTGTGCTGGAATCCGGTGGCCTGCAGGTAATCGCGTCCGAGCGTCACGAATCGCGCCGTATCGACAACCAGCTGCGTGGCCGTGCCGGTCGTCAGGGTGACGCCGGTTCCAGCCGTTTCTACCTGTCGCTGGAAGACAGCCTGATGCGCATCTTCGCCTCGGATCGGGTGAAGAACTTCATGAAAGCCTTGGGCATGCAGTCCGGTGAAGCGATCGAGCACCGCATGGTGACCAACGCCATCGAGAAGGCCCAGCGCAAGGTAGAAGGCCGCAACTTCGACATCCGTAAGCAACTGCTGGAGTTCGATGACGTCAACAACGAACAGCGTAAAGTGATTTATCACATGCGTAACACGTTGCTGGCCGCTGACAACATTGGCGAGACCATCGCTGATTTCCGTCAGGACGTTCTCAACGCCACCGTCAGCGCACACATTCCGCCACAGTCGCTGCCTGAGCAGTGGGATGTTGCCGGTCTGGAAGCTGCGTTGAAGAGCGACTTCGGTGTCGACTTGCCGGTCCAGCAATGGCTGGATGAAGACGACCACCTGTATGAAGAGACGCTGCGCGAGAAGCTGATGACCGAGCTTCTGGCCGCGTACAACGAAAAAGAAGAGCAGGCGAGTGCCGAAGCACTGCGCACCTTCGAGAAACAAATCGTACTGCGCGTGCTGGACGACCTGTGGAAAGACCACCTGTCGACCATGGACCACCTGCGTCACGGTATCCACCTGCGTGGCTACGCCCAGAAGAACCCGAAGCAAGAGTACAAGCGCGAGTCGTTCACGCTGTTCTCCGAGCTGCTGGATTCGATCAAGCGCGATTCGATTCGCGTGCTGTCCCACGTTCAGGTGCGTCGCGAAGACCCGATCGAGGAAGAAGCTCGTCTGCGTCAGGAAGCCGAAGCACTGGCCGCCCGCATGCAGTTCCAGCACGACGAAGCACCGGGGCTGGAAGCGCCTGAGGTGTTGGGCGAAGAGGTCGATGTGGCCTTGGCTCAAACCCCGGTTCGTAATGAGCAGAAGCTGGGTCGCAACGAGCTGTGCTGGTGCGGTTCGGGCAAGAAGTACAAACACTGCCACGGCGAAATCAACTAAGATTTTCGCCTGAGGCTGCAACACCCTGCGCCGCGACCGGCCTCTGCCGTCGCGGCGTTTTGCCATTAATTTCACCGTCGATCACGGCGGTACAGACATCACCTATTTTAAGGAGCGCATTCATGGCTGTTGGTCTTGGTCCTTTGCCCACTTTGCACCCGGTCGCCGGTTTTGAACTCGGTATCGCTTCGGCCGGCATCAAG
The genomic region above belongs to Pseudomonas poae and contains:
- a CDS encoding DciA family protein: MAFRPLTARAPSVLLREAKPLKAIFSHAQRLGHLQRLLESQLQPAAREHCHVASWREGNLLLIVTDGHWATRLRYQQKRLQRQLMAFDEFASLMRIQFKVQPPTVQQGAVGHTMDLSVNAAETIQATADGISDPGLRAALERLAAHAKPKA
- the secA gene encoding preprotein translocase subunit SecA, coding for MFAPLLKKLFGSKNEREVKRMLKTVQLVNAFEEQMVALSDEQLRAKTQEFKARIAKGETLDKLLPEAFAVAREAGKRVMGMRHFDVQLIGGMTLHEGMIAEMRTGEGKTLVATLGVYLNALSGKGVHVVTVNDYLARRDANWMRPLYEFLGLTVGVVTPFQPPEEKRAAYAADITYGTNNEFGFDYLRDNMAFSMEEKFQRELNFAVIDEVDSILIDEARTPLIISGQAEDSSRLYTEINKLIPRLEQHIEEVEGVVTKEGHFSIDEKTRQVELNEAGHQFVEEMLTQIGELAEGESLYSAHNLGLLTHVYAGLRAHKLFHRNVEYIVQDGQVVLVDEHTGRTMPGRRLSEGLHQAIEAKEHLNIQAESQTLASTTFQNYFRLYNKLSGMTGTADTEAFEFHQIYSLAVMVIPPNKPLARKDFNDLVFLTAEEKYAAIINDIKDGLAQGRPILVGTATIETSEHVSNLLNKEGIEHKVLNAKFHEKEAEIIAQAGRPGALTIATNMAGRGTDILLGGNWEVEVASLDSPTPEQIAQIKADWQKRHQAVLESGGLQVIASERHESRRIDNQLRGRAGRQGDAGSSRFYLSLEDSLMRIFASDRVKNFMKALGMQSGEAIEHRMVTNAIEKAQRKVEGRNFDIRKQLLEFDDVNNEQRKVIYHMRNTLLAADNIGETIADFRQDVLNATVSAHIPPQSLPEQWDVAGLEAALKSDFGVDLPVQQWLDEDDHLYEETLREKLMTELLAAYNEKEEQASAEALRTFEKQIVLRVLDDLWKDHLSTMDHLRHGIHLRGYAQKNPKQEYKRESFTLFSELLDSIKRDSIRVLSHVQVRREDPIEEEARLRQEAEALAARMQFQHDEAPGLEAPEVLGEEVDVALAQTPVRNEQKLGRNELCWCGSGKKYKHCHGEIN